From the Microcoleus sp. FACHB-672 genome, the window ATTTCCCTTCAGGCTGCCGGCCTGATTGTGTTTAACTACTACTTCCCTGATTTGCTGTTCCATCCTCTCCCGTAGAGGGTTGGCGATCAGTTTGTAGGGGCGGGTTTTGTCGTTTAATATCGGGTTCGACATTAAGTTGTCAGCCAAACCCGCCCGTACATCTATTCGTGGCGACTCATAGCCGGTTT encodes:
- a CDS encoding photosystem I reaction center subunit IX (Enables the organization of the psaE and psaF subunits), whose protein sequence is MQGLPRYLSSAPVLATIWISLQAAGLIVFNYYFPDLLFHPLP